TATCCTCTGCTGACTCTGTTGGTATTCAGGCGTAACCGAGTATATCTCTGGTTCGCGAGATACATGTTTtcgtttttgttcttcttcttttttttggttttgaggTTTTGGTCATATACATTTCCTTGGCACTCTGAGGGTTTCACACAAATGTGTTTACAGTTGTACAATGAAGAACTTCTATATCTAAGTTCAGACATGTAGGTCAGCTGCTTCCTAAAATTCAACAGTATAATATGCTGTCACACAATTACAAATGTGTGCACTTATGCAGTCACATTGTCTGAACACAGCATAACTGAAATCATGATCACTATACTGTTTAATGAAAGATTTGGACTTAAATAGTAAGAGTCGTGCAGGCAGGTGTAAGCAGGTTAAAATCCGCAAAAATCTGCACAAACAAAGATGAATGCACCGCTGAATTTTAAGTAATGGAAAGCTTACTTtctctataaaacaaaataaaacagaggtGAGATCAGCAGTTCAAATATCAAGTCTGACAGGAAAAAGCATAGAAACAAGAACCAAACAGTGTATATCCTGTCTGTTTCTACTGCTTTGAAGTAGATCAGTGGCATTTTCTCAGGAATCACAGCCCCTGACATTAAGTGGGAGGTCACCACATACAGTATCAAACTGCCCCCTACTGGTGTGGCACATCAATACACAATTTCTTTgataaaggaaaaagaaaatgcgcTCATGTAAAGCAATTTAAAGGTGAAATCTGTCCTTTTTTATGAATATAGGCACCATCGTATAACAATCTAGAGTAGAAAGTTGCATAAATATGTATAAGACTTCAAAGTTTTTCAGAAGGAAAACATTTGTAGGAGTTCTATACTTTAAATGCAAAAGTTTTGCACTCATACAATCTGCTGTACCCATAATAATGCACTGTAATATTGGAACATCACGTTATTGTATAGCAAGTTTGATTAATGTGTgtcaagtttttttgtttgtttgtttttggcagaCGGAGAGACGGAGAGACGGAGACGCAGCACAGTAAAGTGAGAGGAAGAGAGCTGAAATAGGATTCTCTGTGGTTAGCACTTGTAATATCAAGCAGCTGCATGCTGACATGGTTAGATTAACCACTCTGCCACAATACAACGGCTGCACTACAGAGCCTCTGTGTGATCTTCCAGAATGGACGGATACACAACTCCTGTAGACTATTTGTACATTTCTGAGAACTACACTGACAATTTTTCGCTTTATGATCTCCAGGAAGAGTGTGAACAAACCCTTAATGGCTCAGAGTATTTTTTGCCTACAATTTATTTCCTGATATTTTTCACAGGATTTGTGGGCAACCTCCTTGTGATCCTAGTGGTGGGAAACAAGAAGAGAGGTGGTCGTCTCGTGGACACCTTTGTTGTCAACTTGGCCCTGGCTGACCTCGTCTTTGTCCTGACGCTGCCACTGTGGGCCATTTCTGCAATGAAGAAAAATTACTGGAACTTTGGGCAATTTAGCAACTTTCTCTGCAAGATGAGCAGCTACATGATTGCTGTGAACCGCTTCTCCAATATCTTCTTCCTTACCTGCATGAGTGTTGATCGCTACCTGGCTGTTGTGAAGCTGATGGATTCGAGGTACCTCAGGAGTAGTTTGTGCATTCGTGCCACTTGTCTTGCAGTGTGGGCAAGCTCCTTGGTGCTTGGCATCCCATCTCTGGTGTACCGGAAAGTAGAGAAAGATGGCAATTTCTGTACAGAAGATCGAAGTTCACCTTTTTTTCTTGGAATAAGCCTGGTCATGGCCTTACTCACCTTTATCTTCCCAGTGTTTATCATTATGCTCTGCTATGGCACCATCATCATGCACCTCAACAAGCACTGTGCTGCTGCGGGAAATCCTCGTGCTGAAGCGCGCCGCAAGCACTCCCTGAAGATGGTCCTCTGCATCATAGTGGCCTTTGTGGTGTCCTGGCTCCCCTACAATGtttttaaatccatcacagttATT
This DNA window, taken from Astatotilapia calliptera chromosome 5, fAstCal1.2, whole genome shotgun sequence, encodes the following:
- the gpr25 gene encoding probable G-protein coupled receptor 25, translating into MDGYTTPVDYLYISENYTDNFSLYDLQEECEQTLNGSEYFLPTIYFLIFFTGFVGNLLVILVVGNKKRGGRLVDTFVVNLALADLVFVLTLPLWAISAMKKNYWNFGQFSNFLCKMSSYMIAVNRFSNIFFLTCMSVDRYLAVVKLMDSRYLRSSLCIRATCLAVWASSLVLGIPSLVYRKVEKDGNFCTEDRSSPFFLGISLVMALLTFIFPVFIIMLCYGTIIMHLNKHCAAAGNPRAEARRKHSLKMVLCIIVAFVVSWLPYNVFKSITVILRLADVETSCEVNSQLKNGLIISCCLAFLNSCVNPAIYFFLDHHFRRRAEMMYKTCLGKSKMLQSFNSSASFTNGYTSESNGTTGGRSQTQMV